Below is a genomic region from Miscanthus floridulus cultivar M001 chromosome 1, ASM1932011v1, whole genome shotgun sequence.
ACATGGGACTAGTCCGATGCAAGGCCGAAGCAAAACCTGAGACTAATTTCCTCTGCGAACCAAATCAAGCACCATGCACTCAGAAATAGGAAGTGTCTGTACACTAATACTGCCAAGCAACCAAAGCGTGCAAGGAGAAGGCAGAGTCCTGATTCCCGAAGGCAGAAGTGCTAAAGGATGCCACTCACCTGAGCATGCACCGCGCCGTTGGTCGTGCTGGCGAGATCCGCCGTCAGCGTCTCGGTGGCGGCCGTCCGCAGCGACTGCGCCGCCACCGCCCTCCTGGGCTgcggtggcgccgccgccgccgccggggctgGGTGCGCAGCCGGCCTGAGCGACGCCGCCGTGAAACCACCGATCTCCGCCGCGGCCGCCATTTGATGTCCCCGTGCTCCGCGCCGCACTCGAGAGAGAGTAGCGCACGAGCACGACAAGTCGTGGAGGCAGGTGCGGAGTGCGGAGTGCGGAGGCTGCGGCGCGCGTGTGTGGGACGGAGAGCGCTCCTCGCCGCGAGGGTTTTGGTAAGATATTCCGGCGAGGCCGTGGCGGTGGCCGTGGGCCGGTTCTTTATACGCCgcagatggagatggaggaggCGGGCCCACGCGCCAGGTGTGCAGGGCGCGGTCCGCACGATGCCTCCAATCCTCGGTTCCAACGCCCGAGAGAACCGGAACTTGGAAGGCGCCTGCTAGCTGGCACGAACCGGTGAGCCGCTGTTCTGTTGGGGCCCAAACGTCAGTGGCTGTCGATGATCTTATGGTTCCGCTTGTCAGTACAGAGTATTTTTTTAAAGCCATGCGGCGCACTTTATTGATTATCAGATAAGATTACATCGTTTACTAGGTTTTCAAGAATAAAATCAGATACGGAGTACTTACTTgtatctctgttttttttttctctgggTTCAAGAGGACTGTGGAATATGCCACGAGATGGCGAATTGGCGATGCCAACGGGAGACCGGCGCGCTGACTGACATGTGGAGCCGGCAGCAAGGGCGGAGATGGCGAGGCGGGGGCATTGCTGTTAGACGTTTGCGTCGAGGAGACGAGGCGAAAGCGACGCTCTTCCACTTCTCCAGGGGTCCGCCCTGTGCAGCTGTGCCGCCGTGCGTCTCTGGTGCTGTACCGTTAGGAATTTAGGATCGCGCCGTGACTAAGACTATCTCGAACAATAACATCTAAAATATAAGACATATTCATTCTTTAATCAGCACTACATACAAAAAGTTTAAtacctattcggcatcttctccaacaatatAATCCAAAAGAGAATTATTTTTATAAATCGGTTTTCAGGAGAGAGATACCCATATTTGATttgtgcctctcagacaacccaaaataaATCTTccgtatagatactctgttggagaCTGATTTTAAATCTCTTGTTACCTTTTTATGCTTGAACGACGGTTCCTTATTTAAGACAGTCCAATAAAGCTAAAAGAGATGTCTGCCCCATGCTGCCGAACGAATCTTGGGTCGTCTGGGACATGAAATGGGCTGTTTCTCCTAATTTGGACGACCAAACAGAGGGCAAACACAGCCGGGTACGTGGTCCTCGCCAGGCCGATGCGCATATGCAACGGCCTCCACACCCCAGCAGTGCCCGTCCCAGTATGATTGTATCCTCGTCAACCAAAAGAGACTCAGGTCTGTGCTTGCTAGAGGAACTAGAAAAGCAGGAAGATAGAGGACTTCAGTTTGGGCATGACCGCATGATACAGGACTTCCAAGAACAGCGCGAACGAAACAAGTACCATGACAGGAACCACCGCTCTTATTTCGGTGTATTGTACACTGCGTCAATCTTCTGTTAGCCCGCGATTACAAAGAGAAAAATATGCTACAAAACCTAGGTGGCCTTTCCTAGACACCAAGACAGCATTGTCGATGGTTCAGACGGATACTGACAATTCAGCTCAGTTGGCTATCGATTCAAAAGAGAAAACGCCTTGCCCAACTGGTATCAAAGGTAAAAACATTAACAAGTGACTCCATAGGGAAGAACTGCAGCTGCCACCGGCCTGCCCTCCTCGTTCAGGATATTATATGTTGAGGCCGCATTCCTCTGCAAACCATGGAAGCATTGTATTATATAAGCAGAGAGGAACAGCGCAAGTTTCCTTCCTATTGGAATTCTTAAGCTTTGTTTTTGAAACAGGAAAATACGATGAAACGCAAAGGGAGGGATTAGGCCATTAAAATGCATACTGAATCGACAGCTTCTAGTTTCATTCCAGTTGACCGAATGAACTTTCGCAGCTCAGGACTGACCAGCTGGATGTGTCTTCCACAACCAAGAATCAAGATCTCTGGAGAAGAATGGCATATCAAATGGTGCAAATCACTTTAATATTTCTACCAATGAGGACGATGAAATATACAGAAAGGATTAGAAAACAAGATTTAGAGCACTACATTGAGCCCTACCATGACGAAATATTTGCACATCAACCACAACTAAGGATTGTCTGTTGAATTAATAAACATAAACATGAAATCTCTCACGATAAAAAACCATGCATGACTAGGCTTTCTAATAGGGCAGCACCAGCTCCACATAAAAACCAAGGAATAAGGCCCATACAAAGCATTGGATTGTGACATTAGCACAACAATATGCCTGAAGGTAGCAGAGCATTCACCAAGACAAACTTACCTGGGATAGGGTGCACAACTTTGAAGATTGATAAGCTGCATTATTTAAGCCAGGAAAAGTGTCAGAAAAATCTTATAAACAGGAATATTACCATCAATACAGTGGCAAACAAAAAGTAACAGAGATACTGCACCAAACTCTAATGGCATACTACAAGCGCATTGAAGTATCAAGGCATCAATATTCATATTATCATATATACAATGGAGTATACAACAGTTGCACCAAACTCTTAACTTCAAGTGTGAGTCTTACCTTTCAGCAGTTATCTCTAATTagaaaacgcaggagagctgcgcttcATTGCATTAGAGAGAGAAAAAGGTCCCCATACAACTCTCTTATCTCATACGGGGACCAAATATGGGAGATAGTTCAACAGAACAAAAACTAGCCTATGAAACAGAAAAGTACATGACCAAAACTTGACCTAGTTGTTTAAATTACACTAGTTAGGCCTAGGCCTTGCAGCTTCTTAGCGCCAGCCAGATACCAAAGGTTGTGTTCGTCTTTGAGGTCTCTCATAATGGAATCGACCGAGGGAGCCATCCCCTCAAACACAcaggcatttctatgcttccaTATCAAGCACCCAAAATTATTAGGGAATTTACCCCCTTCTTGTATTCTTTTTTCACTTTCTTCAAAACCTTGCGCCACCATTCGGCGAAGCTGCGCTCCCGCTGCCTTGGAATGCAATCACCCAGGTTCAGGGGTGCTAAAAGCTTGAACCAAACCTGTCTTGCCACTACACAAGATACTAGCAAGTGTTGTACTGTCTCATCCTTTTGTGTggcaatgagagtgcggtaaagcttgccaacaatctggttcaacactctcgcaccaagcacatagatatccaccatcactttcttagagatcatgttgttaagaatgatatatcattagaaggtgtaaggaccgaggatcaattggcggatatcttcactaaaccgctagatgaggctacattttgtcggttgaggaatgagctcaatgtgcttgattttagtaacttcactagaaaatgagcttgtgttgtcccttgcattgcattgtaatatacaacatgtttaatgtttggtaatgcatttagggcttgtctaacatggttaagataaccgtcgaaaagcgtgtgaagaagcttaaccttggatcaaacttgacaagcaactagaattactttcaagtatcgcattacatatgcatgtatgttgttttgtcctttctcttcaatcacccttttattgcctattttcttaaaaagaattatagcctaagacaaaatactttgaaa
It encodes:
- the LOC136462502 gene encoding uncharacterized protein — protein: MVAQGFEESEKRIQEGEITAESLSIFKVVHPIPEILILGCGRHIQLVSPELRKFIRSTGMKLEAVDSRNAASTYNILNEEGRPVAAAVLPYGVTC